The following nucleotide sequence is from Limisphaerales bacterium.
TCCTCCTCGTTGTACGCGGGGATGAGCAACAGCACGCCGGGTTGGTCTTGGGCGTCGGCCATCACGAGAGATTCACGGGGTCAATGTCGATGGTCAAGGTTACGTCGTCGGGCAAAGTGAGTTGGGCGTCAATGAGGGCGAGGTGGCGGCTGAGGGCGCTCATTTGGCCGAGGCGCAGCATAATTTGGTAGCGATAAAAATTTTCCGCGCGCAGCAGCGGCGCGGGCGCGGGGCCGGCGATGACGAGGTCCGGCAATTTCGGAGCTAATTTTTCTAACTCACGTTTGATGTGGTCGGCGGAGAATTTGACTTTGTCTTCATTGCGGCCGCGGATGGTGAGCAATGCCGCGCGCGTGAAGGGAGGATACAAAAGCTGTTCGCGAAATTCCATTTCGGTTTCGAAGTAGCCCTCAAAATCGTGGCGACGCGCAAACTGAATGGCCGGATGCACCGGCGAAAAAGTTTGCACCACGACTTCCCCTTCCACATCCCCACGCCCGGCGCGCCCAGCCACTTGGGTGAGCAATTGGAACGTGCGCTCGCCCGCGCGGAAATCAGCGAGATGCAAACTGGTGTCCGCGTACACAATGCCCACGAGCGTGACGCGCGGGAAGTGCAGGCCTTTGGCGATCATTTGTGTGCCGACGAGGATATCAATTTTGCCGCGCCGAAAGTCGCCGAGGATGCGGCGAAAATCGTCCTTGCGCTTGAGCGCGTCCGAGTCCATTCGGCATACGTTAGCGTCGGGAAAGAGCTTGCGCAAAACGTCCTCCACTTTCTCCGTGCCGAGCCCGTGAAACCGAATCTTGGGCGAGCGGCATTTTTCATTTGGGCATCGCTGCGGCGCGCGGTCTTGATGGCCGCAGATGTGACAGCGCAGCGTTTGTTCGCGGCGATGGTATGTGAGTGAGAGGCTGCAATTCGGGCACTCGGCCACGAGCCCGCAATCGGGGCACTGCATTGAGGTCGCAAAGCCGCGGCGATTGAGAAATAAAATAGTTTGCTCGTTGGCCTCGAGCCGATGGTGAATGGCGTCCTTGAGCCGCTGCGAAAAAATCGGCGGCCCTTTGTCGCCTTTGGATTTTTCCGTGCGCATATCCTGCACGCGCACGAGCGGCATCCGTTTGTCGTCCACGCGGCTCGGCATTTCGAGCAGCGTGTATTTGCCACGCTTGGCGTTGTGATAACTTTCCAGCGAAGGCGTGGCCGAACCAAGCACTACCGTTGCCTCCTCGCGCTGGCCGCGCACCACCGCCAGATCGCGCGCGTGATAGCGCGGGGCTTCCTCCTGTTTGTAGGAATGTTCGTGTTCCTCGTCCACAATGATGAGCCCCAGCGGCTCCACCGGCGCGAAGATGGCCGAGCGCGCGCCGATGACTATCTTCGCGCGGCCTTGCCGTATCTTGTGCCATTCGTCGTGGCGCTCGCCCGCGGACAAATGACTGTGCAGCACCGCCACCAAAGTCTGCAACGGCCCGCTGCTAAATCGCGCCTTAAACCGTTCCACCGTCTGCGGCGTCAGCGAAATTTCCGGCACCAAAACAATGGCCCCTTTCCCTTCCTCCAAAGCCCGAGTGATGGCTTGCAAATAAACCTCTGTCTTCCCACTTCCTGTCACTCCGTGCAAAAGAAAAAACTTCCCACTTCCCGCAATAATTTTTTCCAACGCCTCGGCTTGTTCGGAGTTGAGTTTTAATGGCTCAGTGGGAACGATTTGTTCGTTGGCGTAGGGGTCGCGCTCGGTGATTTGTGGGGCGATCTCGATGAGGTTTTTGTCTTCGAGCTTGCGGACGGTTTGGGCGGTGGTGCCAGTGAGGCGCAGTAATTCTTGCAGCGCAATCGACTGATGCTCCTCGATGACGTGATAAATTTCTGTCTGCCGTTTGGTTAACGAGTTGATGCTATCTGCGCCGGGCAGCACGCGGGCAAAGAGGCGTTCACGCCAGCCGTCCTGTTCTTTGCGGATGGCGTCGGGCAGCACGCTTTTGAGAGCGGTTTCGGGCGCGCAGCAATAGTAATCAGCCATCCACCGCGCCAACTCGAGCACGCGCGGGGTCACCAGCGATTGCGCACCGATGATTTTGAGGATGGGTTTGAGCGTATCGAATGTGGACGACTCCGCCAGCGCCGTCACACAGCCGAGCACCTGCCGTCTGCCGAAGGGCACTTTTACGCGCGTGCCCACCTCAATGCGGCCGGCGAATTCCGGCGGGATGAGGTAATCAAATTCCCTGCGCAGGGCAATCTCGAGTGTCACGCGCGCAACCACACCAGCAGTTTCGCCGCGCCCCGTTGCGGGGGCGAGCCCAATGAAT
It contains:
- the priA gene encoding primosomal protein N', which codes for MVARVTLEIALRREFDYLIPPEFAGRIEVGTRVKVPFGRRQVLGCVTALAESSTFDTLKPILKIIGAQSLVTPRVLELARWMADYYCCAPETALKSVLPDAIRKEQDGWRERLFARVLPGADSINSLTKRQTEIYHVIEEHQSIALQELLRLTGTTAQTVRKLEDKNLIEIAPQITERDPYANEQIVPTEPLKLNSEQAEALEKIIAGSGKFFLLHGVTGSGKTEVYLQAITRALEEGKGAIVLVPEISLTPQTVERFKARFSSGPLQTLVAVLHSHLSAGERHDEWHKIRQGRAKIVIGARSAIFAPVEPLGLIIVDEEHEHSYKQEEAPRYHARDLAVVRGQREEATVVLGSATPSLESYHNAKRGKYTLLEMPSRVDDKRMPLVRVQDMRTEKSKGDKGPPIFSQRLKDAIHHRLEANEQTILFLNRRGFATSMQCPDCGLVAECPNCSLSLTYHRREQTLRCHICGHQDRAPQRCPNEKCRSPKIRFHGLGTEKVEDVLRKLFPDANVCRMDSDALKRKDDFRRILGDFRRGKIDILVGTQMIAKGLHFPRVTLVGIVYADTSLHLADFRAGERTFQLLTQVAGRAGRGDVEGEVVVQTFSPVHPAIQFARRHDFEGYFETEMEFREQLLYPPFTRAALLTIRGRNEDKVKFSADHIKRELEKLAPKLPDLVIAGPAPAPLLRAENFYRYQIMLRLGQMSALSRHLALIDAQLTLPDDVTLTIDIDPVNLS